DNA sequence from the Geobacter sp. AOG2 genome:
GGTCTTGGCATCAAGGCAACGCTGGCCCACCCGTAATCAGGGGTATTATGGCCGCCGAGACCATCAAGCTGAAAATATCCCCATCCGTGGCAGAATGCCTCCGTCCGGATGTGGACGCCCAAGAGCGGATCAGAATGCTTGGGAATCCAACCACCCTGGAGCCGTTCGACCGGCTCATGCTTCTCTTTTGCCTGATGAGGGACGGGAATCAGGCGGTCAAGGATGCGGCGCAGTCGGCGTTCTCCTCGCTGCCCGAGGAGACGCTGCTCGCTGTGGCCGGCTCTCAAGACGCCCATCCGGCGGTCCTCGATGCCATCGCCAAGGTCCATTATCAGAGAGAGGGTATCGCGGAAGCACTTTTGGTGAGCGAGTTGCTTTCCGCGCCGGCCCGTTCCTTTCTTGAAAAGATTCTCTTGCAGCGGGCTGGCGTTGAGCAATGCGCCGACAGCCTCCCCCATGAGCCAGAATCCGCCGCGGAAGCGGAAGCCGCCTTGCAAGAGCCCTATGCGACGGTGGACGAAGAGGGTGAAGAGTTTCTCAGCAAATACAAAATGGCCCAGATGATGGGTATTGCCGAGAAGATCAAGATGGCTCTGACCGGCGACAAGGAATGGCGCTCGATCCTGGTCAAGGATGCGAACAAGCTCGTTTCGAGCGGCGTCATCAAGAATCCGCGCATTACCGAGGCAGAGGTCGTGGCCCTGTTGAAATCCGGCATCCAGAACGACGAGATCATGCGCCTGATCTGCGCCAACAAGGAGTGGGTCAAAAACTACTCTATCCGCAGGGCCCTGGTCGACAACCCCCGTACACCGGTCCAGAACGCACTGCGCTTCCTGGCCACCCTGAATGAGAAAGAAATCGCCGGCTACGCCAAGAGCAAAAACGTTTCAACGATCATTTCCACCCAGGCGAAACGGATACTGCTCAATAAAAAACGCTAGTCCGTTGTTGCAAAATGGTGGGGAATGAAGCGCCTGAACATGCAATGAAGTCATTCAATCGAAGAAACGGGAGTTGGAATGGCCATTATCAACAACGCCAAACGTGAGATCAACGCCAAAATCGTTTACTACGGATGCGAAGGGGTCGGCAAAGGCACCTCGTTGCGCTACCTGTACGAAAGGATCAAACCGTCACTACGTGGTGAATTGAAAACACTGCAAGCCAGCGGCGGGTCGTTGCTCTTCTTTGATTTCTGCCCCTTCGAACAGCCGGTTTTCGGCGGCTACCGAATCCGTTTCCATATCTATACCTTGCCGGGCAAAGTCACCAACCCCGCTGCCTGGAAAATGACCCTCAAGGGGGCTGACGGGGTGGTGTTGATGGCGGACGCCGCGGACACTTCCCCGGCGGGGCGGCAAGGCATGGAAAACCTGCGCGATTATCTGGCCTCGTACGGTATGAGCATCCACGATATGCCGGCGGTTCTTCAGATCAACAAGACAGACCGGGCCGGATCGATGGATATGGCGACGGCTGCAGCCAAACTGGAACTGGGACACCTCCCTGTCTGCCTGTCCACCGCCCTGAGCGGCGAAGGGGTGCTGGAGACGTTCTCGACCCTCTCCCGCCGGGTCATGGAAAGGATAGGCGCGGAAAGCAGTCTACAGACCGAGTCTGCCCCCCTCCCTCCCTCCTCCGTGTCCGCCCCGGAGGGCATGATGCCGCCTGCATCGTTCGACGCCGGCCCCGGAGAAAGGCTTGATCAAGACGTACCCGTTGCTGCCTCCGTTGAAGAGAATGGACCCGAAGGTCCGGAGCTGGGGACGGAAGACAAAGACGACCTGAAGGTAACACTGGCGGTGGAGGCGGTGACCCTGACGGACGGAAGTGTCCGGGTGCCTCTGACAATCTCCCTGCACGGGCAGGCGCGACGATTTATGCTGAAAATCGCCCTGGAGCCCAATGCAGAGACACCGTGATATGGTGGCAGACTGGTACTGCATCTACGAATTTTGACTCGGACGGTTGAATGGGAACCGGCGATAGGCCCCTTGGAATGTAACGGCATCGGGCAGAGAGCGTCAGGAGGACTCTGGGCGCTTGGCGCTGGCCCAAACCGCCCCCCAACGGGGGATGATGAAGGGGACGCTCTGGCAATATCGGCGATACTGGTCGCCAAACTCTTCTAAGAGTCGGCGTTCCTCGATCAGACCGCCGATAACGAAATAGAGCGCAGAAAGAACGGTCAGAAGGAGCCACTGGGCGGTCATGACCGGGTTGAGCAGTAAGAAGACTATGGAGAAGAGGTACAACGGATGGCGCACCACGGCGTAATAGCCATCGGTGACCAAGTGGGGACGACTGACCGGGCCACGGTGAAGCTGCCTGATGCCCATAAAGTCCCCTGCCCCGGTCCGGCGCACGCAATCCACCAGGATTACCCCACAGACAAGTTGAGCCAGGTACATGACCAGGCTCCAAACGCCAGGGGCAAAATAGAGAACCGCTGATGAACCGAAGGCGGTCATGACCCAGACGAACAGCACCAGGGAGAGCAGGTTATAGGCAAGCCGGTAGCCGCGCGGTTCGCCGTGGCACAGCCTCCCAATGGCCTTCTTGACGCGGGTTGCGGCAAAAAGCGAATGGGCTAACGCAAAGAGCAGGAAACGCAGTATGAATACGCAATAGTCAGGCAGCGGAGCCTCCAAAAACGATTTTCAGGTTCAGGTTACCACTGCCCCCTTGTATACACAACCACAACGTGCTATATAGCGCTGGCAACGCTCATCCAGCTGGGAGGTAATTGATGGCGGTCATCACATTTTCGCGGGAAATGGGTACGGGAGCTTATCACATTGCGGAAGAGGTAGCCAAACGACTCAAGTATACGTTTGTGGATGGAGCCAGGATCAGCGATATTGCCCCTAAATACGGCCTTTCGGCGGACCTGCTCCAGATGGTTGACGAAAAGCCTCCCTCCTACATCACCGCCGAAGACCGCAAACGCGCGGCGGCCCTTAATACGGTAGAACTCATTCTGCTGGATTTCGCCCGCAAGGGGAACGTGATCCTGTATGGTCGCGGCGGCCAGGACCTGCTGAAAGAGTGCCGCAACGTCTTACGGCTCCGCTTCATAGCTGATTTCGAGGAGCGTGTCGAACGCTTTGCCGAACGGGAGTGGATCGACCCTGACATGGCCAGGTCCATGATCCGGCGCAGCGACCACCAGCGGGGCGGTTTCATCCATTTCTATTTCGACCGGGATTGGCATGATCCCCTGGGATACGATCTGGTGTTCAATACGTCGCGCATGTCTGAAGAGGCCATTGTGGAATGTATCGTGGCGGCGGCCCGGGATTCCCATCTCAAAGAGGCGGATAAGAGCGCCGTGGAACTGATCGACAACACCATGCTGATGAAGAAGATCGAGGCCGCCCTGTTGAACTCGAACGAACTCGACTATCGCCCCTTCAAGATC
Encoded proteins:
- a CDS encoding ATP/GTP-binding protein — encoded protein: MAIINNAKREINAKIVYYGCEGVGKGTSLRYLYERIKPSLRGELKTLQASGGSLLFFDFCPFEQPVFGGYRIRFHIYTLPGKVTNPAAWKMTLKGADGVVLMADAADTSPAGRQGMENLRDYLASYGMSIHDMPAVLQINKTDRAGSMDMATAAAKLELGHLPVCLSTALSGEGVLETFSTLSRRVMERIGAESSLQTESAPLPPSSVSAPEGMMPPASFDAGPGERLDQDVPVAASVEENGPEGPELGTEDKDDLKVTLAVEAVTLTDGSVRVPLTISLHGQARRFMLKIALEPNAETP
- a CDS encoding NnrU family protein yields the protein MEAPLPDYCVFILRFLLFALAHSLFAATRVKKAIGRLCHGEPRGYRLAYNLLSLVLFVWVMTAFGSSAVLYFAPGVWSLVMYLAQLVCGVILVDCVRRTGAGDFMGIRQLHRGPVSRPHLVTDGYYAVVRHPLYLFSIVFLLLNPVMTAQWLLLTVLSALYFVIGGLIEERRLLEEFGDQYRRYCQSVPFIIPRWGAVWASAKRPESS
- a CDS encoding cytidylate kinase family protein, translated to MAVITFSREMGTGAYHIAEEVAKRLKYTFVDGARISDIAPKYGLSADLLQMVDEKPPSYITAEDRKRAAALNTVELILLDFARKGNVILYGRGGQDLLKECRNVLRLRFIADFEERVERFAEREWIDPDMARSMIRRSDHQRGGFIHFYFDRDWHDPLGYDLVFNTSRMSEEAIVECIVAAARDSHLKEADKSAVELIDNTMLMKKIEAALLNSNELDYRPFKIDVEKGTVRLSGYLASDKEKKEAIRIVESVKGVKSVQEDIQVVNYKAYKDRS